A part of Gramella sp. MAR_2010_147 genomic DNA contains:
- a CDS encoding DUF885 domain-containing protein, with product MYKKIFLLFIIAGLLSCKNDTAKTSEQNNEAEVSAKFDSILNNYYEDGLKLNPISATTSGDMRYNDQFPNMLSQEYEDSLRNYYTKYQEKANSISDEDLTETEKMSKEILLWECEMNLASMEFKKSKYMPIDQMWSVNLFMGQLASGAGAQPFKTVEDYENWLKRVDGFLSWMESAENNMREGMQQGYVLPASLIKKVIPQMESMTNADVENHLFYGPLNNLPDNFSEEEKQRITEEYTAMITEKVIPQYKKMHSFLENEYLPEGRKSSGIADIPEGDTYYKHQIKLYTTTNMTAEEIHQLGLDEVARISKEMEKVKKEVGYEGDLKSFFNHVRENKDLMPFDKPEKVIANFEEIHETMKPHISKLFSVTPKTAFEVRRTEEFRENSASAEYNPGSLDGTRPGIFYVPIPDASAYNIYSDESLFLHEAIPGHHYQISLTQENEDLPDFRKTLWYSGYGEGWALYSESLGKELGLYTDPYQYFGTLGAEMHRAVRLVVDTGLHSKGWTREEAIQYSLENEAEPEASVISEIERYMANPGQALSYKIGQLKIQELRKKAKTELGDNFDIREYHKEVLETGCVPLQLLENKIDNWIAKTK from the coding sequence ATGTACAAGAAAATTTTTCTCCTTTTTATAATTGCGGGCTTGTTAAGTTGTAAAAATGATACAGCTAAAACTTCGGAACAAAATAATGAAGCTGAAGTGAGTGCTAAATTTGACTCTATTCTGAATAATTACTATGAAGATGGGTTGAAGCTGAATCCAATTTCAGCAACCACCTCAGGAGATATGCGCTATAACGATCAATTTCCTAATATGCTCTCTCAGGAATATGAAGATAGCCTGAGAAATTATTATACAAAATATCAGGAGAAAGCCAATTCTATAAGCGATGAAGATCTTACTGAGACCGAAAAAATGAGCAAGGAAATTCTGCTTTGGGAATGCGAGATGAACCTTGCCTCTATGGAATTTAAAAAATCTAAATACATGCCTATAGACCAGATGTGGTCTGTAAATCTTTTTATGGGACAACTCGCAAGTGGCGCTGGAGCCCAACCATTTAAAACTGTGGAAGATTATGAAAACTGGCTAAAACGTGTGGATGGTTTTCTTAGCTGGATGGAATCTGCTGAAAATAATATGCGGGAAGGAATGCAGCAAGGTTATGTTTTACCTGCATCGCTAATCAAAAAAGTGATCCCTCAAATGGAATCCATGACCAATGCTGATGTTGAAAACCACTTATTCTATGGACCGCTAAATAATTTACCTGATAATTTTTCTGAAGAAGAGAAACAGCGAATTACAGAAGAATATACGGCAATGATCACTGAGAAAGTGATTCCGCAGTATAAAAAGATGCATTCTTTCCTTGAGAACGAGTATTTACCAGAGGGACGAAAATCAAGCGGAATCGCAGATATTCCTGAGGGTGATACATATTACAAACACCAGATAAAGCTTTATACCACTACCAATATGACTGCAGAAGAAATTCATCAGCTAGGCCTGGACGAAGTAGCTCGAATTTCAAAAGAAATGGAAAAGGTAAAGAAAGAAGTGGGTTATGAAGGTGACCTTAAATCTTTCTTTAATCATGTACGGGAGAATAAAGATCTAATGCCTTTTGATAAGCCTGAAAAAGTGATCGCTAATTTTGAAGAAATTCATGAAACCATGAAACCACACATTAGCAAATTGTTCAGCGTTACCCCAAAAACAGCTTTTGAAGTAAGAAGAACAGAAGAATTTCGCGAAAATTCTGCCAGCGCCGAATATAATCCTGGCTCGCTGGATGGGACACGACCCGGAATTTTCTATGTTCCTATTCCAGATGCTTCTGCCTACAATATTTATAGTGATGAATCTTTATTTTTGCATGAAGCGATACCAGGACATCATTACCAGATTTCTTTAACCCAGGAAAATGAAGATTTACCAGATTTCAGAAAAACATTGTGGTATAGTGGTTACGGTGAAGGCTGGGCTTTATATTCTGAATCTTTAGGAAAGGAATTGGGATTATATACAGACCCTTATCAGTATTTCGGGACACTTGGTGCCGAAATGCATCGTGCTGTACGTCTGGTTGTGGACACTGGTCTGCATAGTAAAGGCTGGACACGCGAAGAAGCCATTCAGTATTCTTTAGAAAATGAAGCTGAACCGGAAGCTAGTGTTATATCAGAAATTGAAAGATATATGGCAAATCCAGGACAGGCACTATCTTATAAAATTGGACAGCTAAAGATCCAGGAATTAAGAAAAAAAGCAAAAACAGAGCTGGGTGACAATTTTGATATTAGAGAATATCACAAAGAAGTTCTGGAAACCGGTTGTGTACCACTTCAGTTACTGGAAAATAAAATCGATAACTGGATCGCTAAAACCAAATAA